In the Chryseobacterium sp. MYb264 genome, one interval contains:
- a CDS encoding transposase, giving the protein MEDIRTTSIDADCFYHIYNRGINGENIFKSERNYKFFLKKISELLIPVCEIYAYCLLPNHFHFLIKVKSDNELHSLVKVQNLDKAEFGLHSPQNIFSKQFSRIFNSYSQAFNKENNRHGALIESPFN; this is encoded by the coding sequence ATGGAAGATATTAGAACCACATCTATTGATGCCGATTGTTTTTACCACATTTATAATCGAGGTATTAACGGAGAAAATATATTTAAATCTGAACGGAACTATAAATTCTTTTTAAAGAAAATATCAGAATTGTTAATTCCTGTTTGTGAAATATATGCTTACTGCCTTTTGCCGAATCATTTTCATTTTTTAATTAAAGTTAAATCAGATAATGAGTTGCATAGCCTTGTCAAGGTTCAAAACCTTGATAAGGCTGAATTCGGGCTTCATTCTCCACAGAATATCTTTTCAAAACAATTTTCGAGAATTTTTAATTCTTACTCACAGGCTTTTAATAAAGAGAATAATAGACATGGTGCATTAATAGAATCACCATTTAATTAA
- a CDS encoding SMI1/KNR4 family protein gives MQQQFFKNFDFTGFWNESSYSERDYIEEFPDDEMIASIEKELGYKLPAAYIELMKIQNGGLVDKSCFPTTEHNSWADDHVAITGIMGIGRNKTYSVCGELGSQFMMEEWGYPNDGVYIADCPSAGHDMILLDYSKCGKVGEPEVVHVDQEDDYRKIFLAKDFETFIKGLKNEEDFDLE, from the coding sequence ATGCAACAACAGTTTTTCAAAAACTTCGACTTTACCGGTTTCTGGAACGAAAGCAGCTATTCGGAGAGAGATTATATCGAAGAATTTCCTGATGATGAAATGATCGCTTCGATTGAGAAAGAGCTGGGATACAAGCTTCCTGCTGCTTATATTGAATTAATGAAAATTCAAAACGGAGGATTGGTTGATAAATCCTGCTTCCCGACAACGGAACACAATTCCTGGGCAGACGATCATGTTGCCATTACGGGAATTATGGGAATCGGAAGAAATAAAACCTACTCTGTGTGCGGTGAACTTGGTAGCCAGTTTATGATGGAAGAATGGGGCTATCCCAATGATGGTGTTTACATTGCTGATTGCCCTTCTGCAGGTCATGATATGATATTATTGGATTATTCTAAATGTGGAAAAGTTGGGGAGCCGGAAGTAGTGCATGTTGATCAGGAAGATGATTACAGGAAAATTTTTCTGGCAAAGGATTTTGAAACTTTTATTAAAGGCTTAAAAAATGAAGAAGATTTTGATTTGGAATAA
- a CDS encoding DUF4241 domain-containing protein, which translates to MNENWMQKYEKVKDILVCPTDLESYFTLNEIEGQPLETMEIGNVSFPSGKIVVRDPLVSLDNHQSPYFIQAPKGDFPVTISVVKSEDWGDRYAVVKVEFTKEKPLIYREALIGIEELEDVAEDDYFGFGVDAGLGCITDKEVLPFVDQFVDESNVDNMYDDYFAELFAQNYQKNPSNQREAGDWINWKVPDTEFQIPMFASGFGDGTYPVYFAYDANDNICGLYIQFIDIELALSEEGDEDDVDGDEEDQPENFVFLR; encoded by the coding sequence ATGAACGAAAACTGGATGCAGAAGTACGAAAAAGTAAAAGATATTTTGGTTTGCCCAACAGACCTTGAGTCTTATTTTACTTTAAATGAAATTGAAGGTCAGCCATTAGAAACCATGGAAATCGGAAATGTTTCTTTTCCTTCCGGAAAAATTGTTGTGAGAGATCCCTTGGTTTCTTTGGATAATCATCAATCTCCTTATTTTATTCAGGCTCCGAAAGGGGATTTTCCTGTGACGATTTCTGTAGTGAAATCTGAAGACTGGGGCGACCGATATGCGGTGGTAAAAGTAGAATTTACCAAAGAAAAACCTCTTATTTACAGAGAAGCTTTAATTGGAATTGAAGAACTTGAAGACGTAGCCGAAGACGATTATTTCGGTTTTGGAGTCGATGCCGGTTTAGGCTGTATTACGGATAAAGAAGTTCTTCCTTTTGTGGATCAATTTGTTGATGAATCGAATGTAGACAATATGTACGATGATTATTTTGCTGAACTTTTTGCTCAAAATTATCAGAAAAATCCTAGCAACCAAAGAGAGGCTGGTGACTGGATCAATTGGAAAGTTCCCGATACAGAATTTCAGATTCCTATGTTTGCCAGCGGTTTTGGAGATGGAACCTATCCTGTGTATTTCGCATATGATGCGAATGATAATATTTGCGGGCTGTATATTCAGTTTATCGATATAGAGTTGGCTCTAAGCGAAGAAGGAGACGAGGATGATGTAGACGGTGATGAAGAGGATCAACCCGAAAATTTTGTTTTTCTTCGCTAA
- a CDS encoding SMUG2 DNA glycosylase family protein translates to MNKTFANQIIDFNKNLKYSGNLPDGFQVLNPYLDNPETLTVMQKFYQKYYNDSHQRKFLIGINPSRHGAGVTGVPFTDTKRLESVCGIKMESARTHEVSSVFMYDMIEEYGGAEEFYHDVYINSPFPLAIVRETKKGSVNANYYDDKELFNKVKDFMIESLKFHISLNVDTSEVFILGKKNADFISKLNKEAQLFDKITVLEHPRYIQQYKSKEKQLYIDKYILALKK, encoded by the coding sequence ATGAATAAAACTTTTGCTAATCAGATTATTGATTTCAATAAAAACTTGAAATATTCGGGAAACCTTCCTGATGGTTTTCAGGTGCTTAATCCGTATTTGGATAATCCCGAAACATTAACGGTCATGCAAAAGTTTTATCAAAAATATTATAACGATTCTCATCAGAGAAAATTTTTAATCGGAATTAATCCAAGTCGCCACGGAGCGGGAGTTACCGGAGTTCCGTTTACCGATACCAAACGTCTGGAAAGTGTTTGCGGAATTAAAATGGAGTCTGCCCGAACCCACGAAGTTTCTTCTGTTTTTATGTATGATATGATTGAAGAATATGGTGGAGCAGAAGAATTTTATCACGATGTTTATATCAACTCGCCGTTTCCTTTGGCCATTGTTAGAGAAACTAAAAAAGGTTCGGTGAATGCAAATTATTATGATGATAAGGAGCTTTTCAATAAGGTGAAAGATTTTATGATCGAATCTTTAAAATTTCATATCAGTTTAAATGTCGATACTTCAGAAGTTTTTATTTTAGGTAAAAAGAATGCCGATTTTATTTCAAAATTGAATAAAGAAGCCCAGCTTTTTGATAAAATAACTGTTTTGGAACATCCTCGATATATTCAGCAATATAAGTCCAAAGAAAAACAATTGTATATTGATAAGTATATTTTAGCTTTAAAAAAATAA
- a CDS encoding GLPGLI family protein encodes MYYCKKLLQLFILFYSILSYAQSYKVDSLHGEFIYLLKAKFDIRTNYKHEEPFLLQIGDDRAFFASTISLKGDSVMANSGTSTKNPDGSITLGFKKGIAIPKTNLSFTIIQSNENTQYFRLIGMSLLTYKEPIIKDWKLLNETKIINTIKCKKAEITFKGRNWVAWYSPEIPFPYGPYKFSGLPGLIIKITDDKGDYDFELVKSVPYSKLRGRLVNIKKSRYTEAIETTQPKLKQALKNADMNAASALASYGTTIVQGQEIARQREKEREENRKYENPIELENE; translated from the coding sequence ATGTACTATTGTAAAAAGTTACTTCAACTTTTCATCTTATTTTATAGTATTTTATCTTACGCTCAATCATATAAAGTTGATAGTTTACATGGTGAATTTATTTACTTGCTAAAAGCCAAATTTGATATCAGAACGAATTATAAACATGAAGAGCCTTTTTTACTACAAATAGGAGATGATCGTGCATTTTTTGCTAGTACAATATCCCTAAAAGGCGATTCTGTAATGGCAAACTCAGGAACATCAACAAAAAACCCTGATGGCAGCATCACTTTAGGCTTCAAAAAAGGAATAGCCATCCCAAAGACCAATTTGTCATTTACCATAATACAATCAAATGAAAATACTCAATACTTTCGTTTGATCGGGATGTCATTACTAACTTATAAAGAGCCGATAATAAAAGATTGGAAACTTTTAAATGAAACAAAAATAATTAATACAATTAAATGTAAAAAAGCTGAAATTACATTTAAAGGAAGAAATTGGGTAGCTTGGTATTCCCCAGAAATTCCTTTTCCTTATGGACCTTATAAATTTAGTGGGCTACCCGGATTAATTATTAAAATAACAGATGATAAGGGAGATTATGATTTTGAATTGGTAAAATCTGTTCCCTATTCTAAATTAAGAGGCAGATTAGTTAATATTAAGAAAAGTAGATATACTGAAGCTATAGAAACTACTCAGCCAAAATTAAAACAAGCTCTAAAAAATGCCGATATGAATGCAGCATCTGCGCTTGCAAGCTATGGAACTACCATTGTACAAGGGCAAGAAATTGCAAGGCAAAGAGAAAAGGAAAGGGAGGAGAATAGAAAATATGAAAATCCAATAGAATTAGAAAATGAATAG
- a CDS encoding bacteriocin-like protein — MKNFEKLDREKLKTVKAGQVWYADTSCGVQATTTQDWSAQQANEWLERLEAYYCKPATHYGPSNSLA; from the coding sequence ATGAAAAATTTCGAAAAATTAGATCGTGAAAAACTTAAAACGGTAAAAGCAGGACAGGTCTGGTATGCGGATACTTCTTGTGGCGTGCAAGCTACTACAACTCAAGATTGGAGTGCTCAACAAGCTAATGAATGGCTTGAAAGACTTGAAGCATATTACTGTAAGCCTGCTACTCATTATGGACCGAGTAACAGTTTAGCTTAA
- a CDS encoding T9SS type A sorting domain-containing protein — protein sequence MKRTTILLICSLLISTFTFAQTSTELFETESNGSTSFTDNGVVFNILSTVATYDILTASGFGWNGTEADNKFIDNTGTATSQYANSSMSIKTTSNLFKANKFWVYLSDRLNSLAAPGTLTVTGKLSGVTKFSTTKTNGFTSSVSTTNGFTLIDMTNLNGQNYSNIIIDQLTLTIGGEFRYMAFDAFTWVKDSNIVLAANETGVSKKEVTVYPNPTHGPLILSAERKANAQIYSQDGKLVKTVEMQKGENTTDISECPNGIYIIKTPSASTKIIKK from the coding sequence ATGAAAAGAACTACTATTTTACTAATCTGTAGTCTGCTCATTTCTACTTTTACATTTGCTCAGACGAGTACAGAACTTTTTGAAACCGAGTCAAACGGAAGCACAAGCTTTACGGATAATGGTGTTGTCTTTAATATTTTATCTACTGTGGCAACGTATGATATTCTTACTGCCTCAGGATTTGGATGGAATGGCACCGAAGCAGATAACAAATTTATCGATAATACAGGAACTGCTACTTCGCAATATGCTAATTCGTCAATGAGCATAAAAACAACTTCGAATTTGTTTAAAGCTAACAAATTCTGGGTGTATTTATCAGATAGGCTTAACAGTCTTGCTGCTCCCGGAACACTTACCGTAACCGGAAAACTCTCAGGAGTTACTAAATTCAGTACTACCAAGACCAACGGTTTTACAAGCTCCGTAAGCACAACAAATGGATTTACCTTAATTGATATGACCAATCTTAATGGTCAGAATTACTCTAATATCATTATTGATCAGCTTACCCTGACCATTGGCGGAGAATTCCGTTACATGGCATTTGACGCCTTCACATGGGTAAAAGACAGCAATATTGTCCTGGCAGCCAATGAAACAGGAGTTTCAAAAAAAGAGGTAACAGTTTATCCTAACCCGACGCACGGGCCTCTGATATTAAGTGCTGAAAGAAAGGCCAATGCCCAGATCTACAGCCAGGACGGCAAACTGGTAAAAACTGTAGAAATGCAAAAGGGTGAAAATACTACCGATATTTCGGAATGTCCGAATGGGATCTATATCATTAAAACCCCTTCGGCATCGACAAAGATTATTAAAAAATAA
- a CDS encoding phage tail protein: protein MEEYLGTIKMFAGTFAPRGFMFCNGAILSVSRNTPLFAILGNTYGGDGKTTFALPNLNGRAPLGTGEADSGKSFALGEAAGNPQTNISLQNLPGFTSQLKISDTNATSVTPSTNSSIAITGLPNGRQFDAIPSFADAAPTTQINANSVSFTGQNVPVDTMVPYLGMNYIICVEGLFPPRT from the coding sequence ATGGAAGAATATTTGGGAACTATTAAAATGTTTGCCGGCACTTTTGCTCCAAGAGGATTTATGTTTTGTAACGGGGCGATACTAAGTGTCAGCAGAAATACCCCTCTTTTTGCCATCTTAGGAAATACGTACGGAGGGGACGGAAAAACAACTTTCGCCTTACCTAATCTGAACGGGCGTGCTCCGTTGGGAACAGGAGAGGCTGATAGCGGAAAAAGTTTTGCTCTGGGAGAAGCAGCTGGCAACCCTCAGACCAATATTTCACTGCAAAATCTTCCGGGTTTTACCAGCCAGCTAAAGATTTCAGATACGAATGCTACGAGTGTTACACCATCTACAAATTCATCTATTGCAATAACAGGTTTACCAAACGGAAGACAGTTTGATGCAATTCCGAGCTTTGCGGACGCAGCACCGACGACTCAGATTAATGCAAATTCAGTGTCTTTTACAGGGCAGAATGTACCTGTAGATACAATGGTTCCTTATTTAGGAATGAATTATATTATCTGTGTTGAGGGTCTTTTCCCACCAAGAACTTAA
- a CDS encoding phage tail protein, with translation MEEMMGVIKLFAGNFAPRGFMFCNGALLNIAHNSALYSLLGTTYGGDGITTFALPNLNGRAPIGQGSSTTGRSYVLGEVGGTPQTTLLAANLPSFASQLKISNTNATSVTPSATSSIAITGQPNGRQFDTIPSFADADPTLAINGMSVSFTGQNIPVNTMPPYLGLNYIICVEGIYPSRP, from the coding sequence ATGGAAGAAATGATGGGAGTAATTAAACTATTTGCAGGCAATTTTGCCCCTAGAGGATTTATGTTCTGCAATGGAGCCTTATTAAACATTGCTCATAATTCAGCCCTTTACTCACTTTTAGGAACTACTTACGGAGGGGACGGGATTACAACTTTTGCATTACCGAACTTAAACGGACGTGCCCCCATTGGACAGGGAAGCTCTACAACAGGAAGATCCTATGTTTTGGGAGAAGTGGGAGGTACACCACAAACGACTCTTTTGGCAGCCAACCTGCCAAGCTTTGCCAGTCAACTGAAAATTTCCAATACAAACGCTACGAGTGTAACACCTTCGGCCACTTCGTCTATCGCCATTACAGGCCAGCCAAACGGAAGACAATTTGATACTATTCCGAGTTTCGCAGACGCAGATCCTACTCTAGCTATCAATGGAATGTCTGTAAGCTTTACAGGACAGAACATACCCGTAAATACCATGCCTCCTTACCTTGGACTTAATTATATTATCTGTGTGGAAGGTATTTACCCTTCTAGACCATAA
- a CDS encoding enoyl-CoA hydratase/isomerase family protein has product MSEFVVSELKNNIAEITFGTPKSNSLPGAILEKLAQTILDEGAKDEVKAILVKSEGEKAFCAGASFDELLAIEELEASTKFFGGFAKVLNAMRNCGKIVVVRVQGKTTGGGVGLACGADYCFATKDSALALTEINLGIGPFVIGPYVERKIGKSQFSAMAIDADFRSAEWAEQHNIYHSVSPSIEEMDAQLEKFLQTLASRSKEALALIKKVSWEGTDHFNELMPARIHMSASLILEDSAKKNIEAIKERLRAK; this is encoded by the coding sequence ATGAGCGAATTCGTAGTTTCAGAACTTAAAAACAATATCGCCGAAATTACTTTCGGAACTCCAAAAAGTAATTCTCTTCCGGGAGCAATCCTGGAAAAACTGGCCCAAACCATTCTTGATGAAGGTGCCAAAGATGAGGTAAAAGCCATCCTGGTAAAAAGCGAAGGCGAGAAGGCATTCTGCGCCGGAGCCAGTTTCGATGAATTATTGGCGATTGAAGAATTAGAGGCGTCCACAAAATTCTTCGGAGGTTTCGCAAAAGTTCTGAATGCGATGAGAAACTGTGGTAAAATTGTAGTCGTACGAGTTCAGGGTAAAACAACCGGTGGCGGAGTAGGACTGGCTTGTGGTGCAGATTACTGTTTTGCAACCAAAGATTCTGCATTGGCTTTAACGGAGATCAATTTAGGAATCGGGCCTTTTGTGATCGGGCCTTATGTTGAACGAAAAATCGGGAAATCTCAATTTTCGGCAATGGCAATCGATGCCGATTTCAGATCGGCAGAGTGGGCAGAACAGCATAATATTTATCATTCAGTTTCTCCAAGCATTGAAGAGATGGATGCACAGCTGGAGAAATTCCTTCAGACATTAGCTTCAAGAAGTAAAGAGGCTCTAGCTTTAATTAAAAAAGTATCTTGGGAAGGCACGGATCATTTCAATGAATTAATGCCTGCAAGAATTCACATGAGTGCAAGTCTTATTTTGGAAGATTCCGCCAAGAAGAATATAGAAGCGATTAAAGAAAGGTTGAGAGCGAAGTAA
- a CDS encoding winged helix-turn-helix domain-containing protein, protein MININQLNKEFESRVRLGIMSVLMVNDWVDFSEMKGLLEITDGNLASHSNALEKVGYIEVKKEFVGKKPRTSYRVTQSGREAFTEHLNALEKLLGK, encoded by the coding sequence ATGATCAATATAAATCAACTCAACAAAGAATTTGAAAGCCGTGTAAGATTGGGCATTATGTCCGTTCTTATGGTGAACGACTGGGTTGATTTCTCAGAAATGAAAGGTTTACTGGAAATTACAGATGGTAATTTGGCAAGTCACAGCAATGCTTTGGAAAAAGTGGGCTATATTGAAGTGAAGAAAGAGTTTGTAGGCAAAAAGCCAAGAACATCCTATAGGGTGACTCAAAGTGGGCGTGAAGCGTTTACAGAACACCTGAATGCACTTGAAAAATTATTAGGAAAATAA
- a CDS encoding metallophosphoesterase: protein MNRKTFLKRLFQLSVIGAFPLLYSWKIEPFWLEFVERKLPIKNLPDELEGKILMQISDLHVGNRFDWNFLIDSFRKAKSFNPDFVVYTGDFVNHGSAEDHLHLEKVMQYAVHGKLATFGILGNHDYGARWENIKSSEKTCEILENHGVTMLNNRQQESHGLNFIGFEDLWSPNFNPMEVMKEYDPSLANIVLCHNPDVCDIDVWNGYQGWILSGHTHGGQCRIPGIITPILPVKNRKYVSGEINLNDGRMLYINRALGHSFQVRFMVRPEITVFTLTQA from the coding sequence ATGAATAGAAAAACATTTTTAAAACGGCTTTTTCAGCTTTCGGTGATCGGTGCTTTTCCGCTTTTGTATTCCTGGAAGATAGAACCCTTTTGGCTGGAGTTTGTGGAAAGAAAACTGCCCATTAAAAACTTACCAGACGAATTGGAAGGAAAAATTCTGATGCAGATTTCAGATCTCCACGTCGGAAATCGCTTCGACTGGAATTTTCTGATTGATTCTTTCCGGAAAGCAAAAAGTTTCAATCCTGATTTTGTGGTCTATACCGGAGATTTCGTTAATCACGGAAGTGCGGAAGATCATCTTCATCTGGAAAAAGTGATGCAATATGCGGTTCACGGAAAATTAGCCACGTTTGGAATCTTAGGAAATCACGATTACGGAGCTAGATGGGAAAATATAAAATCTTCAGAAAAGACCTGTGAGATATTAGAAAATCACGGCGTTACCATGCTGAATAACAGACAACAGGAAAGTCATGGATTAAATTTTATCGGTTTTGAAGATTTGTGGTCTCCAAATTTCAATCCGATGGAAGTAATGAAAGAGTATGATCCTTCTCTTGCCAATATTGTGCTTTGTCACAATCCCGATGTTTGTGATATAGATGTCTGGAATGGTTATCAGGGATGGATTCTCAGCGGTCATACACACGGAGGACAATGCCGGATTCCCGGAATTATTACGCCCATCCTTCCGGTGAAAAATAGAAAATATGTTTCCGGTGAAATAAATCTGAATGATGGAAGAATGCTCTATATCAATCGTGCTTTAGGGCATTCTTTTCAGGTTCGGTTTATGGTGCGTCCGGAAATTACAGTTTTTACTTTAACACAAGCATGA
- a CDS encoding Coq4 family protein — MKKIRIKFLLFVYEKTQRLYRKYFKKKTRQWRFNEKQLLEFHKDSLGRKLGEFYEKHGFTMIPKMENHDVHHLLTDCGTNFEDEIAMQFLLLGNGKLNAHLLAAIVLGIIILPEYSRMYIKAYRKGQNMRPFYHMDFEALLWQNFEHVKDFIQKKQSPVLY, encoded by the coding sequence ATGAAAAAAATACGCATCAAATTTTTACTGTTCGTTTACGAAAAAACTCAAAGATTGTACAGAAAATATTTCAAAAAAAAGACAAGGCAATGGCGGTTCAATGAAAAGCAATTGCTGGAATTTCATAAAGATTCTTTAGGTCGAAAACTGGGCGAATTTTACGAAAAGCATGGCTTTACGATGATCCCCAAAATGGAAAATCATGACGTTCATCATTTGCTGACAGATTGTGGAACCAACTTTGAAGACGAGATCGCGATGCAGTTTCTGCTATTGGGAAACGGAAAACTTAATGCCCATTTGCTCGCGGCTATTGTGTTAGGGATTATTATCCTGCCTGAATATTCGAGAATGTATATTAAAGCCTATCGGAAAGGACAAAATATGAGACCATTTTACCACATGGATTTTGAAGCTCTGCTTTGGCAGAATTTCGAGCATGTGAAAGATTTTATCCAAAAAAAACAATCCCCCGTTTTATATTAA
- a CDS encoding DUF4153 domain-containing protein — MKTHHYIFLTTLLFTVLFYEENVGLNLGILGVVYACFTLYRTSEKNRTRTFLTLFTTSMLSCIAFAWYGDFPSFLAVVFSLLLLSFMSKNRRMKPLLLIPVFITNFCTFICRFFSFDDWLPKRNMSGIWQKILASILIPSLMLIIFFGIYSAGSDHFASLFRDYEFDLNLWEIICLSAIGFFIAFNYWSYVVEKYIYKQNHLLDNHFQEKDKIQKPTYSFLDLDSERMSGVITFLSLNILLIFFIITFNYEQFYEVSKTPNQLSEETHERVGAVIGSIIMAILVIMFYFKSNFNFDPKAGVMKILAKVWMILNAVLVFSAMAKNTEYIINYGMTYKRVGVYAFLLLSLIGLILTFIKIQKQKKNAYLFNTMMWYFYGTLLLMSYFNWGGMITSYNIERKDFDLNYHTKEFFFNKKQLLEYAEEKHDEKLRKEILQRVEPHKKESFLSKTIYYQTVK, encoded by the coding sequence ATGAAAACACATCACTATATATTTCTTACCACATTATTGTTCACCGTACTGTTTTACGAGGAAAATGTAGGGCTTAATCTCGGAATTCTTGGCGTAGTGTACGCCTGCTTCACACTGTACCGGACTTCAGAGAAAAACAGAACCCGAACTTTTCTTACTTTGTTCACAACAAGTATGCTTTCATGTATCGCATTTGCTTGGTACGGTGATTTCCCTTCATTTTTGGCGGTTGTATTTTCGCTACTCTTGCTATCTTTTATGTCTAAAAACAGAAGAATGAAACCGTTATTGCTGATTCCTGTTTTTATTACCAATTTCTGTACTTTTATCTGTCGGTTTTTCAGTTTTGATGATTGGCTTCCGAAACGAAATATGTCGGGAATATGGCAGAAAATTTTGGCTTCTATTCTGATACCTTCCCTTATGTTAATTATTTTCTTCGGAATTTATTCGGCAGGTAGTGACCATTTTGCAAGTCTTTTCAGAGATTATGAATTTGATCTTAATCTTTGGGAAATCATCTGCCTTTCAGCAATAGGATTTTTCATCGCCTTTAATTATTGGAGTTACGTCGTTGAAAAATATATTTATAAACAAAACCACCTTTTGGATAATCATTTTCAGGAGAAAGATAAAATTCAGAAGCCGACCTATTCTTTCCTTGATTTGGATTCGGAAAGAATGAGTGGCGTTATTACTTTTCTTTCATTGAATATTTTGTTGATATTTTTCATCATTACTTTTAATTATGAACAGTTTTATGAAGTAAGCAAAACCCCGAATCAACTGTCTGAGGAAACGCACGAAAGAGTAGGAGCCGTGATCGGTTCCATTATAATGGCAATTCTGGTAATTATGTTTTATTTTAAATCTAATTTCAATTTTGATCCCAAAGCAGGTGTAATGAAAATATTAGCTAAAGTATGGATGATTCTCAATGCTGTGTTAGTTTTCTCCGCGATGGCAAAAAATACAGAGTACATTATTAATTATGGAATGACCTATAAAAGAGTCGGGGTCTATGCTTTCCTTTTATTATCATTAATTGGTCTAATTCTTACATTTATCAAAATTCAAAAGCAGAAAAAAAATGCCTATTTGTTCAATACGATGATGTGGTATTTTTATGGAACTCTTTTATTGATGAGCTATTTCAATTGGGGCGGAATGATCACCTCTTATAATATCGAACGAAAGGATTTTGACTTAAATTATCATACCAAAGAATTCTTTTTCAATAAAAAGCAGCTTTTAGAGTATGCTGAAGAGAAGCATGATGAAAAGTTGAGAAAAGAAATTTTACAGAGGGTTGAGCCACATAAAAAAGAAAGTTTTCTTTCAAAAACAATCTATTATCAAACCGTGAAATAA